DNA from Oxyura jamaicensis isolate SHBP4307 breed ruddy duck unplaced genomic scaffold, BPBGC_Ojam_1.0 oxyUn_random_OJ71608, whole genome shotgun sequence:
ACAATCTGGAAATTTAGCAGGAAgcggtgtgtttttttttttaaaaactcaacaggcaaaaaatgggaaaaaaaaaaaaaaaaaaacaccaacaacccAACGCTGACGAGCTCCTTGCCGCCGAGGCACCCGGGGTGGCCGAAGCCCCCCACCCCCGAGCCCCGCTCACCTCCTTCCAGATCTTGTAGTGGCTGAggaagcagcccagctccccctTGGTGAGCGGCCGGCCGTGGTAGGGGTCCTTGTAGCCCGGCAGCATTTTGATGCCCAGCGCTTCCACCTCGCTGCTGTTCATGGCTCTGCAAGGCaacagggcagggggcagcagcagccacggcGCGGGACGATCGCCCCGCCTCGATTCTTCGTCCCCGTCtgtccccccccagctcccttcaCTCACTTCCCATCCACCGCCTCGACCACCTTGCACTCGATCTCCTGCTCGTACAAGGTCCGCAGCATGCGCTCCCGACGGTCCGCCCGGCGCTTCAGGTTGATCATGAAGACCTGGGGGCAAGCGGCAGCGTGGCGTGGGGACGCTCCTgctggaccccccccccccggctctgGGGCCCCAAAAACACCACGGGGCTCGGCAAACACCCCCGGATGCGGGACGagacccccccctccccggtgccGCGAGCTCACCTCGTCAAAGCCCATCTTGTCG
Protein-coding regions in this window:
- the LOC118159681 gene encoding procollagen galactosyltransferase 1-like, which produces MFVCNKEVYGFLPVPLRSHSTLRDEVESFMHVQLEIMVKNPPAEPSQYLSVPPKIPDKMGFDEVFMINLKRRADRRERMLRTLYEQEIECKVVEAVDGKAMNSSEVEALGIKMLPGYKDPYHGRPLTKGELGCFLSHYKIWKEVSGARGWGASATPGASA